A genomic segment from Branchiostoma floridae strain S238N-H82 chromosome 7, Bfl_VNyyK, whole genome shotgun sequence encodes:
- the LOC118419493 gene encoding hydroxysteroid 11-beta-dehydrogenase 1-like protein → MSRLAWASLVVVLAAVGIGVYWNYDGFDPETIRGATVVITGCSTGIGEEMAYQYARLGAKILITARRENRLKEVVAKAMSLGAQEAHYVAGDMGKAEDCERTIQIAKEKFGRLDYLVLNHDGSNVKNLHEYFGTKSWDEDPDMDFFVDYLNINVVGYVRLASLALPLLKESKGHLIAVNALLGKVPFPKLSWGVTVKFALDGFFSSLRVELKKAGHDVSVTLPILGFIRTPAAEKIAQKTEQGREMLKMSVPVDETARAIIRGGATRAREVYIPVSLCWTLTKLRAIFPAFVDNYFIDVEL, encoded by the exons ATGTCGCGTCTAGCGTGGGCCAGTCTTGTGGTAGTATTGGCTGCTGTGGGGATCGGGGTCTACTGGAACTACGATGGCTTCGATCCAG AGACAATACGCGGTGCAACAGTTGTCATCACGGGCTGCAGTACCGgcattggcgaagagatggcGTACCAGTACGCCCGGCTGGGAGCAAAGATCCTCATCACAGCCAGGAGGGAGAACAGGCTGAAAGAG GTGGTAGCGAAGGCTATGTCCCTGGGAGCCCAGGAGGCGCACTACGTGGCCGGGGACATGGGGAAGGCGGAGGACTGTGAGAGAACCATTCAAATAGCCAAGGAGAAATTTG gacgtcTTGACTACCTAGTCCTTAACCACGACGGCTCAAATGTTAAGAATCTTCACGAGTACTTCGGGACAAAGTCTTGGGACGAGGACCCTGATATGGACTTCTTCGTGGACTACTTGAACATCAACGTTGTTGGTTACGTGCGGCTGGCCTCGCTGGCCCTGCCTCTGCTGAAGGAGAGTAAAGGACACCTCATTGCCGTCAATGCCCTGCTTG GAAAGGTTCCATTTCCTAAGCTGAGCTGGGGGGTGACGGTGAAGTTCGCGCTGGACGGGTTCTTCAGCTCGCTCCGTGTGGAACTGAAGAAGGCGGGGCACGACGTGTCAGTCACCCTGCCCATTCTCGGCTTCATCCGGACTCCCGCGGCGGAAAAAATAGCCCAG AAAACGGAGCAGGGACGAGAGATGCTGAAGATGTCCGTACCTGTTGACGAGACGGCCCGCGCCATCATCCGGGGAGGGGCGACCCGCGCCCGCGAGGTCTACATCCCGGTCTCCCTGTGCTGGACGCTCACCAAACTCAGGGCCATCTTTCCCGCCTTCGTCGATAACTACTTCATCGACGTGGAGCTTTGA
- the LOC118419492 gene encoding hydroxysteroid 11-beta-dehydrogenase 1-like protein A, with protein MGRLAWISLVVVLAAVGTGVYWSYDDFDPESLRGATVVITGCSTGIGEEMAYQYARLGAKILITARRENRLKEVVAKAVSLGAQEAHYVAGDMGKAEDCERTIQTAKEKFGRLDYLVLNHDGSSVKNLHEKFGKEESWDDDPDMDFFVDYLKINLVSYVRLASLALPLLKESSGHVVVMSGIHGKVPFPTLAWGAAVKFGLDGFFSSLRVELIKAGQDVSVTLALVGFIRTPMAEKMYENKEGGQAMLDMAAPMDQTVQAIIHAGATRAREVYYPAGMVWTFAKLRAFAPGLVDILLTKMEM; from the exons ATGGGGCGTCTAGCGTGGATCAGTCTTGTGGTAGTGTTGGCAGCGGTGGGGACTGGAGTCTACTGGAGCTACGATGACTTCGATCCAG AATCTCTGCGGGGGGCAACTGTTGTCATCACGGGCTGCAGTACCGGTATCGGCGAAGAGATGGCGTACCAGTACGCCCGGCTGGGAGCAAAGATCCTCATCACAGCCAGGAGGgagaacaggctgaaggag GTGGTAGCGAAGGCTGTGTCTCTGGGAGCCCAGGAGGCGCACTACGTGGCCGGGGACATGGGGAAGGCGGAGGATTGTGAGAGAACCATTCAAACAGCCAAGGAGAAATTCG gacgtCTTGACTATCTAGTCCTGAACCACGACGGGTCAAGTGTCAAAAACCTTCACGAGAAGTTCGGCAAGGAAGAGTCTTGGGACGACGACCCTGACATGGACTTCTTCGTGGACTACTTGAAGATCAACCTGGTCAGTTACGTGCGGCTGGCCTCGCTGGCCCTGCCTCTGCTGAAGGAGAGTAGCGGGCATGTTGTGGTCATGTCGGGTATTCATG GAAAAGTTCCGTTTCCCACCCTGGCCTGGGGCGCAGCGGTGAAGTTCGGCCTGGACGGGTTCTTCAGCTCGCTCCGTGTGGAACTGATAAAGGCGGGGCAGGACGTGTCCGTCACTCTCGCCCTGGTGGGGTTCATACGTACACCGATGGCAGAGAAAATGTATGAG AATAAGGAGGGTGGACAGGCGATGCTCGACATGGCCGCGCCCATGGACCAGACAGTCCAGGCCATCATCCACGCTGGAGCGACCCGCGCCCGCGAGGTCTACTACCCGGCAGGGATGGTTTGGACCTTCGCGAAACTCAGGGCCTTCGCTCCTGGCCTTGTGGACATCCTTCTAACAAAGATGGAAATGTAA